CATATTGGTGTTCTGCAAAACCGCCCCAGGCTTGTTACCGTCAATCAAGCTATGACTATGCTCAAGGCTAGATAACTTTAAAGTATTATTCGCATTGGCAGGGGCAATCATCGCGGGGGCGATCGCAATTGTGGCGATCGAAATGAGCGTAAATGTTTTCATCTCCTCACCTAACAAATGGCTACAAAAATCATTAGGAGCTTTGCCAAAACTTCCAACCTAATGCTAACTTGCTAATTTACTTCTAGCAATATTTTTTATTTCTGCGCAACCCATTTCTTCTATCACTAAATAGATCTACTTTGGCCTACAAAATCAGCTTATTTAGCCTACGACAACTGAATATAAAGGTCAATTAATTTTGCCAAAGTTAAGTTGGTTTAACTTTTTTAGTTTAATAGCATGAGACTTCAAAATTTCTGGTTAAAGCCTACTTGAAATCTAGTTTTCTTAATAATCAAATTTTTTTGGATATTGGCTATTGCTATTTTTCGTAAATTTCAAAACAAGCAATTTTGTAATTTAAATTGCTTAAAATCAATATAGATCTCGTCTATACTAAGTAGCAAGGGTATGTTTACGTTTTAGGAATGTTGAATTTGATCTGTAGATCGTAAATTTTCACAGCTCAATTCATACCAATTATTTTCAATTGCTGGCAATTAATAAATATTTTTGCCTCCGTTAACTAATGCTTAACCATAGTTTTGTAAGCTGACGCAGATAATAGCTACATCAGTGGTTAAGGGATGTAGAGTTTTTCAACTATTTCTATAGACTTAGATCAATCTTTTTTGCGAAAAGCTTTGGTTTTACTCTATGCAACCGCAAAGATATTGAATATAATTGAGCTATTCGTATGTGGAGAGATTTCGCTTGAGAAATAATCAATCAATTTTATTGTCATATGCCTACAGTCAAACTTGATAAGTCAAATCTAACAACCTCTGGTTTTCACGCTCTTTCCGATCCTTTGCGGATTCGTATTCTAGAATTGTTAAAGCAACAGGAATATTGCGTTTGCGAACTTTGCGATCGACTAGATGTAACCCAATCCAAGCTCTCTTTCCATCTAAAAACCCTCAAGGAAGCAGAGCTAATCACCGGTCGTCAGGAAGGTCGGTGGATCTACTATCGCCTTAATTTATCTCAGCTTGTTTTGCTAGAGCAGTATTTATCTGAGTACAGACGGTTCATTGATACCTTACCGGCTAGAACTGGTGATGATATCCCTCTTTAAGTTTAAACTATGCATTGGTTTGAGCTCAAAATTGAGATAATTGAGATATAAGTTCTAACTGCCTAATGTAAGCTGATACAGCAATTGGCTGATCGGAATATGAGTCGATTTAGCTCTAGATTAGCTTTGAATTAATCTAAGCTTTATGGCTAGGCAGCTAGAGTAATTAACTGGCATTTATATCGCAACTTCAATACTTCAGGTTTTTTATTAACCGATTAACCAACGGTAGAAGATCAGCCTCAGCCCTATTCTGT
The sequence above is a segment of the Pseudanabaena sp. PCC 7367 genome. Coding sequences within it:
- a CDS encoding ArsR/SmtB family transcription factor; amino-acid sequence: MPTVKLDKSNLTTSGFHALSDPLRIRILELLKQQEYCVCELCDRLDVTQSKLSFHLKTLKEAELITGRQEGRWIYYRLNLSQLVLLEQYLSEYRRFIDTLPARTGDDIPL